A single region of the Silene latifolia isolate original U9 population chromosome 8, ASM4854445v1, whole genome shotgun sequence genome encodes:
- the LOC141596122 gene encoding protein NUCLEAR FUSION DEFECTIVE 6, mitochondrial-like isoform X1: MATFAAARSLLRTSSSAVRTSVPKFAAAPKPKSNPFNLPKQNPLSSPRIFRSPVELSCCVESLMPYHTATASALLTSMLSVSPLHIGWTPEVM; encoded by the exons ATGGCGACTTTCGCAGCAGCTAGATCTCTCCTCCGAACCTCCTCCTCCGCCGTCCGAACCTCCGTTCCTAAATTCGCTGCCGCACCCAAACCTAAATCCAACCCTTTCAACCTTCCGAAGCAAAACCCTCTCTCGTCTCCTCGCATTTTCAG GTCACCTGTGGAGCTAAGCTGTTGTGTAGAATCGTTGATGCCGTATCACACTGCAACAGCATCTGCATTGCTTACATCCATGCTTTCCGTCTCACCTCTCCACATTGGTTGGACTCCTGAAG TTATGTGA
- the LOC141596122 gene encoding protein NUCLEAR FUSION DEFECTIVE 6, mitochondrial-like isoform X3, whose translation MATFAAARSLLRTSSSAVRTSVPKFAAAPKPKSNPFNLPKQNPLSSPRIFRSPVELSCCVESLMPYHTATASALLTSMLSVSPLHIGWTPEDY comes from the exons ATGGCGACTTTCGCAGCAGCTAGATCTCTCCTCCGAACCTCCTCCTCCGCCGTCCGAACCTCCGTTCCTAAATTCGCTGCCGCACCCAAACCTAAATCCAACCCTTTCAACCTTCCGAAGCAAAACCCTCTCTCGTCTCCTCGCATTTTCAG GTCACCTGTGGAGCTAAGCTGTTGTGTAGAATCGTTGATGCCGTATCACACTGCAACAGCATCTGCATTGCTTACATCCATGCTTTCCGTCTCACCTCTCCACATTGGTTGGACTCCTGAAG ATTATTAG
- the LOC141596118 gene encoding protein NUCLEAR FUSION DEFECTIVE 6, mitochondrial-like isoform X4: MTTFAAARSLLRTSSSAVRTSAPKFAAAPKPKSNPFNLPKQSPISSPRIFRSPVELSCCVESLMPYHTATASALLTSMLSVSPQHFGWTLEGRGP; this comes from the exons ATGACGACTTTCGCAGCAGCTAGATCCCTCCTCCGAACCTCCTCCTCCGCCGTCCGAACCTCCGCACCTAAGTTCGCTGCCGCTCCCAAACCAAAATCCAACCCTTTCAACCTTCCGAAGCAAAGCCCTATCTCTTCTCCTCGTATTTTCAG GTCACCAGTGGAGCTGAGCTGCTGTGTTGAATCGTTGATGCCGTATCACACTGCAACGGCCTCTGCATTGCTTACGTCGATGCTTTCTGTCTCTCCTCAACACTTCGGTTGGACTCTTGAAG GTCGTGGGCCGTAA
- the LOC141596118 gene encoding protein NUCLEAR FUSION DEFECTIVE 6, mitochondrial-like isoform X6: protein MTTFAAARSLLRTSSSAVRTSAPKFAAAPKPKSNPFNLPKQSPISSPRIFRSPVELSCCVESLMPYHTATASALLTSMLSVSPQHFGWTLEDW, encoded by the exons ATGACGACTTTCGCAGCAGCTAGATCCCTCCTCCGAACCTCCTCCTCCGCCGTCCGAACCTCCGCACCTAAGTTCGCTGCCGCTCCCAAACCAAAATCCAACCCTTTCAACCTTCCGAAGCAAAGCCCTATCTCTTCTCCTCGTATTTTCAG GTCACCAGTGGAGCTGAGCTGCTGTGTTGAATCGTTGATGCCGTATCACACTGCAACGGCCTCTGCATTGCTTACGTCGATGCTTTCTGTCTCTCCTCAACACTTCGGTTGGACTCTTGAAG
- the LOC141596118 gene encoding protein NUCLEAR FUSION DEFECTIVE 6, mitochondrial-like isoform X2, translating into MTTFAAARSLLRTSSSAVRTSAPKFAAAPKPKSNPFNLPKQSPISSPRIFRSPVELSCCVESLMPYHTATASALLTSMLSVSPQHFGWTLEAAGRDN; encoded by the exons ATGACGACTTTCGCAGCAGCTAGATCCCTCCTCCGAACCTCCTCCTCCGCCGTCCGAACCTCCGCACCTAAGTTCGCTGCCGCTCCCAAACCAAAATCCAACCCTTTCAACCTTCCGAAGCAAAGCCCTATCTCTTCTCCTCGTATTTTCAG GTCACCAGTGGAGCTGAGCTGCTGTGTTGAATCGTTGATGCCGTATCACACTGCAACGGCCTCTGCATTGCTTACGTCGATGCTTTCTGTCTCTCCTCAACACTTCGGTTGGACTCTTGAAG ctgcaGGCCGTGATAACTGA
- the LOC141596118 gene encoding protein NUCLEAR FUSION DEFECTIVE 6, mitochondrial-like isoform X1, with product MTTFAAARSLLRTSSSAVRTSAPKFAAAPKPKSNPFNLPKQSPISSPRIFRSPVELSCCVESLMPYHTATASALLTSMLSVSPQHFGWTLEDCNDDVC from the exons ATGACGACTTTCGCAGCAGCTAGATCCCTCCTCCGAACCTCCTCCTCCGCCGTCCGAACCTCCGCACCTAAGTTCGCTGCCGCTCCCAAACCAAAATCCAACCCTTTCAACCTTCCGAAGCAAAGCCCTATCTCTTCTCCTCGTATTTTCAG GTCACCAGTGGAGCTGAGCTGCTGTGTTGAATCGTTGATGCCGTATCACACTGCAACGGCCTCTGCATTGCTTACGTCGATGCTTTCTGTCTCTCCTCAACACTTCGGTTGGACTCTTGAAG ATTGCAATGACGATGTATGTTGA
- the LOC141596118 gene encoding protein NUCLEAR FUSION DEFECTIVE 6, mitochondrial-like isoform X5 — MTTFAAARSLLRTSSSAVRTSAPKFAAAPKPKSNPFNLPKQSPISSPRIFRSPVELSCCVESLMPYHTATASALLTSMLSVSPQHFGWTLEDG, encoded by the exons ATGACGACTTTCGCAGCAGCTAGATCCCTCCTCCGAACCTCCTCCTCCGCCGTCCGAACCTCCGCACCTAAGTTCGCTGCCGCTCCCAAACCAAAATCCAACCCTTTCAACCTTCCGAAGCAAAGCCCTATCTCTTCTCCTCGTATTTTCAG GTCACCAGTGGAGCTGAGCTGCTGTGTTGAATCGTTGATGCCGTATCACACTGCAACGGCCTCTGCATTGCTTACGTCGATGCTTTCTGTCTCTCCTCAACACTTCGGTTGGACTCTTGAAG ATGGATGA
- the LOC141596118 gene encoding protein NUCLEAR FUSION DEFECTIVE 6, mitochondrial-like isoform X3 gives MTTFAAARSLLRTSSSAVRTSAPKFAAAPKPKSNPFNLPKQSPISSPRIFRSPVELSCCVESLMPYHTATASALLTSMLSVSPQHFGWTLEGKDPD, from the exons ATGACGACTTTCGCAGCAGCTAGATCCCTCCTCCGAACCTCCTCCTCCGCCGTCCGAACCTCCGCACCTAAGTTCGCTGCCGCTCCCAAACCAAAATCCAACCCTTTCAACCTTCCGAAGCAAAGCCCTATCTCTTCTCCTCGTATTTTCAG GTCACCAGTGGAGCTGAGCTGCTGTGTTGAATCGTTGATGCCGTATCACACTGCAACGGCCTCTGCATTGCTTACGTCGATGCTTTCTGTCTCTCCTCAACACTTCGGTTGGACTCTTGAAG GGAAAGACCCGGATTAA
- the LOC141596122 gene encoding protein NUCLEAR FUSION DEFECTIVE 6, mitochondrial-like isoform X2 codes for MATFAAARSLLRTSSSAVRTSVPKFAAAPKPKSNPFNLPKQNPLSSPRIFRSPVELSCCVESLMPYHTATASALLTSMLSVSPLHIGWTPEGE; via the exons ATGGCGACTTTCGCAGCAGCTAGATCTCTCCTCCGAACCTCCTCCTCCGCCGTCCGAACCTCCGTTCCTAAATTCGCTGCCGCACCCAAACCTAAATCCAACCCTTTCAACCTTCCGAAGCAAAACCCTCTCTCGTCTCCTCGCATTTTCAG GTCACCTGTGGAGCTAAGCTGTTGTGTAGAATCGTTGATGCCGTATCACACTGCAACAGCATCTGCATTGCTTACATCCATGCTTTCCGTCTCACCTCTCCACATTGGTTGGACTCCTGAAG GTGAATGA